A genomic stretch from Pirellulaceae bacterium includes:
- a CDS encoding aldehyde dehydrogenase EutE: MQVNEQLIRNVVSQVLAEVGGGGLPPTQTSFSGRHGVFTCVDEAVTAARAAFEQLSERTREDRKTIIDHIRRISIDQSVELGTMEMNETKIGRLDHKIAKLQTLGTRTPGVEFMRSEVFSGDHGLAVIEHAPFGVIGAITPVTHSLPTITGNAISMIAGGNTLVVNPHPSGRKVAAEGVRRFNEAIYKDLGIDNLICVIAEPTLESADQIFHHRDIAMICVTGGPAVARAALNSGKRAVVAGPGNPPVVVDETADLDRAARSIIAGAAYDNNLLCIAEKEVFVVASVFDQLMVAMERAGAVRLTGQEIDRLTSVAITQVGEGEKRHDVAAKEFLGQDPRVLAEGAGRKVPTETELLFGETDETNPFVPVEQMMPFVPFVRCRDAHEAIDKAKQYEHGFGHTAIIHSTNVRNMTRMGRVMDTTLYVKNGPSFSALGIGGEGYISFSIATPTGEGVTTPLTFTRERRCSMIDELCVLGQPE; the protein is encoded by the coding sequence ATGCAAGTGAACGAGCAATTGATTCGCAACGTTGTCAGTCAAGTCTTAGCCGAAGTCGGTGGTGGAGGACTGCCTCCAACGCAGACAAGTTTCAGCGGGCGGCATGGAGTGTTTACCTGCGTGGATGAGGCCGTCACCGCAGCTCGTGCGGCCTTCGAGCAACTGTCAGAGCGTACGCGTGAGGATCGAAAGACGATCATTGACCACATCCGTCGCATCTCAATCGATCAGTCTGTCGAGTTGGGCACGATGGAAATGAATGAAACAAAGATTGGTCGACTCGATCATAAGATCGCTAAGTTGCAGACGTTGGGGACACGCACGCCAGGCGTCGAGTTTATGCGTAGCGAAGTGTTTAGTGGTGATCATGGACTGGCAGTCATCGAACACGCTCCCTTCGGAGTCATCGGTGCGATTACTCCGGTGACTCACTCACTGCCGACGATTACAGGAAACGCGATCAGTATGATCGCGGGTGGGAACACGCTTGTCGTTAACCCTCATCCAAGCGGGCGAAAGGTTGCGGCGGAAGGCGTGCGACGATTCAACGAAGCAATTTATAAAGACTTGGGAATCGATAACCTAATTTGTGTGATTGCCGAACCCACGCTCGAATCTGCTGACCAGATCTTTCACCACCGCGATATTGCCATGATTTGTGTTACGGGCGGCCCGGCCGTTGCCCGGGCCGCTTTGAATTCTGGTAAGCGGGCTGTGGTTGCCGGGCCCGGTAATCCTCCGGTCGTGGTCGATGAGACGGCTGATCTGGATCGAGCGGCCCGCTCCATCATTGCAGGTGCCGCCTATGACAATAACCTGCTCTGCATTGCGGAGAAAGAAGTTTTTGTGGTCGCTTCTGTGTTCGATCAATTGATGGTCGCGATGGAGCGAGCGGGAGCCGTTCGACTGACGGGTCAGGAAATTGATCGTCTGACTTCGGTTGCCATCACTCAAGTTGGTGAGGGCGAGAAACGGCATGATGTGGCAGCCAAGGAATTTCTCGGACAGGATCCGCGTGTCCTGGCCGAAGGGGCGGGGCGTAAGGTTCCGACTGAGACGGAGTTGCTATTTGGCGAAACGGATGAAACGAACCCCTTTGTCCCTGTCGAGCAGATGATGCCTTTTGTTCCCTTTGTTCGTTGTCGTGATGCCCATGAGGCGATTGACAAGGCGAAGCAGTATGAACATGGCTTCGGTCACACGGCAATTATTCATTCGACCAACGTACGCAATATGACGCGGATGGGTCGAGTCATGGATACCACCTTGTATGTCAAGAACGGTCCGTCTTTTTCCGCGCTGGGAATTGGCGGCGAAGGCTACATCTCTTTTTCGATTGCAACTCCGACCGGAGAAGGTGTGACGACGCCCCTGACCTTTACTCGTGAACGACGCTGCTCAATGATTGACGAGCTGTGTGTTCTAGGCCAACCGGAATAG
- a CDS encoding EutN/CcmL family microcompartment protein yields the protein MFVAKVTGSLVATQKVDSMVGFKLLIVEPYRLESKQRKALTTTGRTFVAVDTLGAGEGEFVLITQGSSARLTPETKNMPIDTVVVGIVDQVHVDQLSVYSREDD from the coding sequence ATGTTTGTTGCCAAAGTGACCGGATCGTTAGTTGCGACTCAAAAAGTCGATTCCATGGTGGGTTTCAAGTTGTTGATTGTCGAACCCTATCGTTTGGAATCCAAGCAAAGGAAGGCGTTGACGACAACTGGTAGAACCTTTGTTGCGGTCGACACGCTGGGAGCAGGCGAGGGGGAGTTTGTGTTAATTACGCAGGGCTCAAGTGCGCGCTTGACTCCGGAAACAAAAAATATGCCGATCGATACGGTCGTCGTTGGAATTGTCGATCAAGTGCATGTTGATCAACTCAGTGTTTATTCTCGCGAGGACGACTAG
- a CDS encoding EutN/CcmL family microcompartment protein produces the protein MRIAQVIGTVTLNQTLPTLRGYRFKLAVPLSQADLSSSDPPNAEPLVVFDDLGAGIGDRIMLSEGGEAAQPFHPEMMPIDAYNAGILDEINLEL, from the coding sequence ATGCGAATTGCTCAAGTCATCGGAACGGTCACATTGAATCAGACCTTGCCAACGTTGCGGGGGTATCGATTTAAGCTGGCAGTTCCCTTGTCGCAGGCGGACTTGAGCTCGAGTGACCCACCGAATGCAGAACCGCTTGTTGTCTTCGATGATTTGGGAGCCGGGATTGGAGACCGGATTATGTTGAGCGAAGGTGGCGAAGCCGCCCAGCCATTCCACCCAGAAATGATGCCCATCGACGCTTATAACGCTGGCATCCTCGACGAAATAAACCTTGAATTATAA
- a CDS encoding EutN/CcmL family microcompartment protein produces the protein MLYGRVIGTAVSTVKHASMNGQKLLVVQPCMADGKSPDGDPQVAIDGVGAGIGELVMITSDGANARESLQADRTPVRWTVVGIDDGLAR, from the coding sequence ATGTTGTACGGACGAGTGATTGGAACTGCCGTGTCAACGGTCAAGCACGCATCGATGAATGGTCAGAAGCTGTTGGTCGTACAACCCTGTATGGCCGATGGGAAATCGCCGGATGGCGATCCCCAAGTTGCAATTGATGGAGTGGGTGCTGGGATCGGTGAATTGGTCATGATTACCAGTGATGGTGCGAATGCTCGCGAATCGTTGCAAGCTGATCGCACGCCCGTCCGCTGGACCGTAGTGGGAATTGACGACGGTTTAGCAAGGTAG
- a CDS encoding lactate/malate dehydrogenase family protein → MKVSIIGAGGLVGSCAAYALQCGGVVREIALLDVNTELAAGQALDLLHGAPSTADQIIASGGYEHIPDSDVICITAGLRRKPDESRLDLINRNVDLFVKILDEIKRVGTKQGVIVHVVSNPVDILTYLAAHRLGLPAEQVIGLGTQLDTIRFRSLISQQLQLPPTQMSALILGEHGDSMVPIWSSATVAGLPLDKMPGWTPNLANELFKRTKGSGAEVIKRKGGAGFAVGIAIRDVIESIALDSQQMLPVSTVQAGCYGIRDVALSVPTVVGRSGAIARHEIELWPKEMQGLRNSGNVLRQTLGTVLQRVG, encoded by the coding sequence ATGAAAGTTAGTATTATCGGAGCTGGCGGTCTGGTTGGATCTTGTGCCGCGTACGCTCTTCAATGTGGCGGTGTCGTGCGTGAAATCGCCTTGTTAGACGTGAACACTGAATTAGCAGCCGGTCAAGCTCTCGATCTGTTGCATGGTGCACCCAGTACGGCCGATCAAATTATCGCATCGGGGGGCTATGAGCATATCCCCGACTCCGATGTGATTTGCATTACCGCTGGATTGCGACGGAAGCCGGATGAAAGTCGACTCGACTTGATCAATCGAAACGTCGACCTTTTTGTGAAGATTTTGGATGAGATCAAACGCGTCGGCACGAAACAGGGCGTGATTGTGCACGTGGTATCGAACCCAGTTGATATCTTGACTTATCTTGCGGCTCATCGCTTAGGCTTGCCGGCTGAGCAAGTCATCGGACTTGGTACCCAGCTCGATACTATTCGTTTTCGTAGCCTGATTTCGCAGCAACTCCAATTGCCACCGACTCAGATGTCCGCCCTTATTCTCGGCGAGCATGGTGACAGTATGGTACCGATTTGGTCAAGTGCGACCGTGGCCGGTTTGCCTTTGGATAAGATGCCGGGTTGGACCCCAAATTTGGCGAATGAATTATTTAAACGCACCAAGGGATCCGGTGCCGAAGTGATTAAACGCAAAGGAGGTGCCGGTTTTGCGGTTGGCATCGCCATCCGTGACGTGATCGAATCAATCGCTCTCGACAGTCAGCAAATGCTACCGGTGTCCACGGTTCAAGCCGGTTGCTACGGAATACGTGATGTGGCGTTATCTGTTCCCACTGTGGTTGGACGTTCCGGTGCCATCGCGCGTCACGAAATTGAACTGTGGCCAAAGGAGATGCAAGGACTTCGCAACAGCGGTAACGTACTTCGGCAGACGCTTGGTACCGTGCTGCAACGAGTTGGCTGA
- a CDS encoding lamin tail domain-containing protein, which yields MRYARRRQRWANRKRSFHQVSLEALESRVLLHADPIKINFQTDTNIDPGSYPELTGYWADAGSSYGNRGGGQVYGWLNSSLRPDRQSQTRNRGNRDATDERYDTLNHFIKGDNHSWQIALEDGFYDILIMAGDPSHTDQVNDLYVVSGDNQVRLDDPDGPDNWDEYQVEAFQVTNGLLRLTPDTSRGGSNHKIAFLEITHRDDLTATLPAVTNTAASSVTAHEASMGGLVTDTGNDEPQINLYYGRSDGGVSAASWENVVDLGEQGAGYSFVASGLSSDTTYHYRSAATNGAGTVWTTASESFRTLTVNAPAVKNLPAQDVLASAATLRGQLIDSGNETPTVTVYWGPTDGGQDAGQWANRVSLGAQAGEFDLSITDLASGTNYFYRAQATNSGGSGWATDSASLRTLDVLAPSLGPIVALDVDSFETVISGQVLETGNEIPQITLFWGKSDQGTQADGWEQAADQGFVNGGFSSTLTGLDDDTTYFYRARATNSGGTVWTNAGRSFRTLKVTLPIVEHGPVNAVSSASVELVGQVADRGNDAPFVEFFYGTTDGGANEEAWDQVAEVGIEFSAFSTKLRNLQAETQYFFRARATNAAGISWAAESQVVTTTAAPKLLISEFLAMNDRSLNTRVRSAAGGAFGERIYPDWIELSNPQDTPVPLDGLYLTDDTQQLQKWQFPDGVSIPAGGYLVVFASGENVRDTSRDERGYLHTNFRLSSGGEFLAVTSSDGVVHSYSPTYPQQATDVSYGIDQDGQPHYFAASSPGSANTADSINFVDDTRFSHDRGFYDEPFEVEIRSDTPGVTLVYTLDGTSPTKTHGTRVAAANAETLAVARVSISTTTTLRAFAYKTGFESTNVDTHTYIFPEDVLEQATDPNNGQQTTPEGFPLRWGSVKGDYQVDPDIVNHAKESDRLHAEDLKSVATLSVVMDTKDLFGSNQIYLSGSGSPRAASFELITADGSEEFQIDGSVQMQGGSSTNRWKDYKLSMRVKFQQPFGPTKLNHSLYQDSPIDRYDNITLDGVLNHSWLHSGQHNKPQYIQDQYVADLHNEMGGYSPYGRYMHVYLNGLYWGMYYVHDRPDHAWSSQLFGGEKEEYHAVKHSGNNVISNGNGQSARSSYNAMESAARSVQNDSDDLGKWETLQERLDVDNFITYLLANWFTGNHDWPHKNWYATAHADGPWMFHSWDAEHVTDSHNDVGESPDGLHGMLDGNYEYRMRMADAIHQHFFNDGVLTRDSSSQLWRDRMDEIDRAIVGESARWGDNRSLRAHTRTDWLRYNGDGGGLLQTYFPTRSTTVLNQLRSANIYPSLDAPEFNQHGGAIQAGFEATLRNPDRKGTVYFTVDGTDPREVGGGLAATAQVYSGAIELQQTTQLMARILDGDSWSALTSATFRVGAPTAGDLVISEINYNPYSAMLDQGEANVDPDQFEFVEITNVSTRTLDLGGTSFVDTVIGGGREGIRYEFDSQLVAPGERVVVVNNVDAFRSRFGAGPRIATGRSGVDSRSGEYGGQLNDGGELLTLLDYNGIPLQHLEYNDSGPWPGRADGGGSSLELISAFADLQDPDNWRASSEWGGSPATGSAGPADELVINELLTHTDLPQVDQIELHNASNAPIDVSHWYVSDTGQNYFRHSIDSGVLIPPQGYLVLNEETLGFGFKGEQNDDAWLIAADANGRPLRFMDHVKFGATQNGVSIGRWPNGSGALFPMDSLTMGQENSSPRLPEIMISELNYHPPAGEQGGLDATDREFVELWNPSMTPMDVSHWRVNGAVEFELPQGTVLPAGSGLVVVPFDPAADVAKATAFQQVFSVPNGTRLVGPYDGVQDNGGERLRLERPEDPAQLGLGYVLVDQVKYDDQSPWPISADGLGASLQRINPAAYGDFRASWIAAAPDPGRIMLTDLTGDLNGDGRLSADDIDALCPLLQANDTTADLNGDGATNNADLTFLVRDLLGSDFGDANLDGRFNSSDLVAIFSAGEYEDAVVGNSGWAEGDWNCDGDFTSTDLIVAFQAGSYSAAATPAAVDGAVRLPTPESLLSEPSLQQADELAGDGTIRMADPWAPTALEELAVVDQLFDQSEDDPAPWLTESVDELELDWNV from the coding sequence ATGCGGTATGCTAGGCGTCGACAGCGGTGGGCAAATCGGAAACGATCATTTCACCAGGTGTCTTTGGAGGCACTCGAGAGCCGAGTTTTGCTGCATGCCGATCCGATCAAGATCAATTTTCAAACCGATACCAACATCGATCCAGGGAGCTATCCTGAGCTGACTGGCTATTGGGCTGATGCGGGCAGTTCCTACGGCAACCGAGGTGGCGGACAAGTTTATGGTTGGTTAAACAGTTCTTTGAGACCGGATCGCCAATCACAGACGCGTAATCGTGGTAATCGCGATGCGACGGACGAGCGATACGACACGTTGAATCACTTTATCAAAGGTGACAACCACAGTTGGCAAATCGCGCTTGAAGATGGTTTTTACGACATTCTGATCATGGCAGGTGATCCAAGTCACACGGATCAGGTAAACGATCTTTATGTGGTCAGTGGCGACAATCAAGTGCGCTTAGATGATCCGGATGGACCGGATAATTGGGACGAATATCAAGTCGAAGCCTTTCAAGTCACGAACGGACTCTTGCGCTTAACGCCGGATACCTCACGCGGAGGGTCGAACCACAAAATTGCGTTTCTTGAAATCACCCACCGTGATGATTTGACTGCCACGTTGCCAGCAGTAACCAACACGGCCGCCAGTTCGGTGACAGCCCATGAGGCGTCGATGGGCGGATTGGTGACCGATACTGGAAATGACGAACCGCAAATCAACCTTTATTATGGGCGGTCGGACGGTGGTGTATCGGCAGCCTCTTGGGAAAATGTTGTCGATCTTGGCGAGCAGGGCGCGGGCTATTCGTTTGTCGCGTCTGGCTTGAGCTCTGATACAACTTATCACTATCGCAGTGCGGCGACCAATGGTGCTGGAACCGTCTGGACGACCGCCAGTGAGTCGTTTCGGACATTGACGGTCAACGCGCCTGCCGTCAAAAATTTGCCGGCTCAAGATGTGCTCGCTTCCGCTGCGACGTTGCGAGGGCAACTGATTGATTCCGGCAATGAGACTCCTACGGTGACAGTGTATTGGGGGCCGACTGACGGTGGTCAAGATGCTGGGCAGTGGGCCAATCGTGTCTCGCTCGGGGCTCAGGCGGGCGAGTTCGATCTTTCGATTACGGATCTTGCATCCGGAACGAACTACTTTTATCGAGCACAGGCCACGAATTCGGGTGGAAGTGGTTGGGCGACGGACTCTGCTTCCTTGCGAACACTTGATGTACTGGCTCCAAGTTTGGGGCCGATCGTGGCATTGGATGTCGATTCATTCGAAACGGTAATCTCAGGTCAGGTGCTCGAAACAGGGAATGAAATTCCTCAGATTACGCTTTTCTGGGGCAAATCGGATCAGGGTACACAGGCGGATGGTTGGGAGCAGGCAGCGGATCAGGGGTTTGTGAACGGTGGTTTTTCTTCCACACTGACGGGGCTTGATGACGACACCACCTATTTTTATCGCGCTCGGGCAACAAATTCTGGCGGCACAGTTTGGACAAATGCGGGGCGATCGTTCAGGACGCTCAAAGTTACCCTGCCGATTGTTGAGCATGGGCCTGTCAACGCGGTCTCTTCCGCTTCCGTGGAACTTGTCGGGCAAGTTGCGGATCGCGGGAACGACGCGCCATTCGTCGAGTTTTTCTATGGAACTACCGACGGTGGTGCGAATGAAGAAGCGTGGGATCAAGTCGCAGAGGTAGGAATTGAGTTCTCGGCCTTTTCCACCAAGCTTCGCAATCTACAAGCCGAAACACAATATTTCTTCCGAGCTCGTGCGACGAATGCCGCCGGCATAAGTTGGGCCGCGGAGAGCCAGGTTGTCACGACGACCGCAGCCCCAAAGTTGCTGATCAGCGAGTTTCTTGCGATGAATGATCGTTCGCTCAATACGCGCGTGCGTTCAGCCGCGGGAGGGGCGTTTGGTGAAAGAATCTATCCCGACTGGATTGAATTGAGTAATCCTCAGGATACGCCGGTACCGTTGGACGGTTTGTATTTAACCGACGATACTCAACAGTTGCAGAAATGGCAATTCCCCGATGGCGTGTCGATTCCCGCCGGGGGATATCTAGTCGTTTTTGCCTCGGGCGAAAATGTTCGTGACACGTCTCGTGATGAGCGCGGTTATCTGCACACAAATTTTCGTTTGTCGAGCGGCGGTGAATTTCTGGCGGTGACGTCGTCGGACGGCGTTGTGCATTCTTATTCACCAACCTATCCGCAGCAGGCAACGGATGTTTCTTACGGCATCGATCAGGATGGGCAGCCTCATTATTTTGCAGCGTCATCACCGGGCAGCGCGAATACAGCGGATTCGATCAACTTCGTCGATGACACCCGCTTTAGCCACGACCGTGGGTTTTATGATGAACCCTTCGAAGTTGAGATTCGCTCAGACACCCCGGGTGTCACATTGGTGTACACCTTGGACGGTACTTCGCCAACGAAAACACATGGTACGCGTGTGGCTGCTGCCAACGCTGAGACACTTGCCGTCGCAAGAGTTTCGATTTCAACCACCACCACATTACGGGCGTTCGCTTACAAGACAGGATTTGAATCAACGAATGTTGATACTCACACCTACATCTTCCCTGAAGATGTGCTGGAACAGGCGACCGACCCGAATAACGGTCAACAAACCACGCCGGAAGGTTTTCCGTTGAGATGGGGTTCCGTGAAGGGTGACTATCAAGTCGACCCCGACATTGTGAATCATGCCAAGGAATCGGATCGACTACATGCCGAGGACTTGAAGTCGGTTGCGACGTTGTCGGTGGTAATGGATACGAAAGACTTGTTCGGCTCCAATCAAATCTATCTATCTGGCTCAGGCAGTCCCCGTGCGGCTTCGTTCGAACTAATTACCGCTGATGGTAGTGAGGAATTCCAGATTGATGGATCGGTGCAGATGCAGGGCGGTTCGAGTACGAATCGGTGGAAGGACTATAAATTGTCGATGCGGGTCAAGTTTCAACAGCCGTTTGGTCCAACCAAACTCAACCATTCGCTGTACCAGGATTCGCCGATCGATCGGTACGACAACATTACCTTAGATGGAGTCTTGAATCACTCCTGGTTGCACAGTGGTCAACACAATAAGCCTCAATACATTCAAGATCAGTACGTTGCTGACCTTCATAATGAGATGGGTGGGTACTCACCGTATGGACGCTACATGCACGTTTATCTGAATGGTTTGTATTGGGGCATGTATTACGTGCATGACCGCCCCGATCACGCTTGGTCCTCGCAATTGTTTGGTGGTGAAAAAGAGGAATACCACGCGGTTAAGCACAGCGGAAACAATGTTATCAGCAATGGAAATGGACAAAGTGCGCGCAGTTCGTACAACGCCATGGAGTCTGCTGCCAGAAGTGTGCAGAACGATTCTGATGATCTCGGTAAATGGGAGACCTTGCAGGAACGGCTCGATGTCGACAACTTTATTACCTATTTGCTTGCCAACTGGTTCACGGGCAATCATGACTGGCCGCACAAGAATTGGTACGCGACGGCCCACGCCGACGGTCCCTGGATGTTTCACAGTTGGGATGCCGAGCACGTAACGGATTCTCATAATGACGTGGGTGAAAGTCCCGACGGCTTGCACGGCATGCTGGACGGCAATTACGAGTATCGAATGCGCATGGCCGATGCGATTCACCAGCACTTCTTCAATGACGGAGTTCTTACCAGAGACAGCAGTTCGCAGCTTTGGCGGGATCGAATGGATGAGATTGATCGCGCGATTGTGGGCGAGTCGGCTCGTTGGGGTGACAACCGAAGTCTTCGGGCCCATACGCGAACCGATTGGTTGAGATACAACGGCGACGGCGGTGGCTTGTTGCAGACTTATTTTCCGACGCGATCTACAACGGTGCTGAACCAGTTGCGTTCAGCGAATATCTACCCGTCCTTGGACGCTCCGGAATTCAATCAGCATGGCGGTGCCATTCAGGCTGGGTTCGAGGCAACGCTGCGGAATCCCGATCGTAAAGGCACGGTCTACTTTACAGTCGATGGAACCGATCCTCGCGAGGTTGGCGGTGGGCTTGCAGCGACTGCCCAGGTTTATTCGGGCGCGATCGAATTGCAACAGACAACTCAGCTGATGGCTCGGATCCTGGACGGAGACAGTTGGAGTGCGTTGACGTCGGCAACTTTCCGAGTGGGAGCACCGACTGCCGGAGATCTCGTGATCTCTGAAATTAATTACAATCCATATTCTGCCATGTTGGATCAGGGCGAAGCGAATGTTGACCCCGACCAGTTTGAGTTCGTTGAAATCACCAATGTTTCCACTCGTACTCTTGATCTTGGTGGAACAAGTTTTGTCGATACTGTGATCGGTGGCGGACGTGAAGGGATTCGCTATGAGTTCGATTCACAATTGGTCGCTCCCGGCGAACGTGTGGTGGTCGTTAACAATGTCGATGCGTTTCGTTCTCGATTCGGAGCCGGGCCACGGATTGCCACGGGACGATCGGGCGTCGATAGCCGTTCCGGCGAATACGGAGGGCAACTAAACGACGGGGGTGAATTGTTGACGCTGCTCGATTACAACGGCATTCCACTGCAACACCTGGAATACAACGATTCAGGGCCTTGGCCCGGCCGCGCCGACGGCGGTGGCAGTAGTCTGGAATTGATCTCTGCCTTTGCAGATCTGCAGGATCCTGACAATTGGCGCGCAAGTAGTGAGTGGGGAGGATCTCCTGCGACAGGTTCGGCAGGGCCGGCCGATGAGCTTGTCATTAATGAACTGTTGACTCACACCGATTTGCCGCAAGTCGACCAGATCGAATTGCATAACGCATCGAACGCACCCATTGACGTTAGCCATTGGTATGTCAGTGACACGGGGCAAAACTATTTTCGTCATTCCATCGACAGCGGTGTTTTAATTCCGCCGCAAGGTTATCTCGTGCTCAATGAAGAGACTTTGGGCTTTGGCTTCAAAGGGGAGCAGAATGATGACGCCTGGCTGATTGCGGCAGATGCGAATGGAAGACCATTACGATTTATGGATCACGTCAAATTTGGTGCGACGCAAAACGGCGTATCGATCGGCCGTTGGCCGAATGGAAGCGGGGCGCTGTTTCCGATGGACAGTCTGACCATGGGCCAAGAAAACAGCAGTCCCCGACTGCCAGAGATCATGATTTCGGAATTGAATTATCATCCGCCAGCCGGAGAGCAGGGCGGGCTGGATGCAACGGATCGTGAATTTGTCGAGCTTTGGAATCCCTCGATGACGCCAATGGATGTTAGCCATTGGCGAGTGAATGGTGCGGTTGAATTTGAACTTCCGCAAGGCACCGTGTTGCCGGCAGGATCCGGACTCGTGGTGGTACCCTTCGATCCGGCTGCGGACGTAGCGAAGGCAACCGCCTTCCAGCAAGTGTTCAGTGTGCCCAATGGGACGCGATTGGTCGGGCCGTACGATGGCGTACAAGACAACGGTGGCGAACGATTGCGATTGGAACGGCCCGAAGATCCAGCCCAGTTAGGGCTTGGATATGTGCTTGTGGATCAAGTTAAGTACGACGATCAATCGCCATGGCCGATCTCAGCCGATGGGCTGGGCGCTTCGTTGCAACGAATCAATCCGGCCGCTTACGGAGATTTTCGTGCCAGTTGGATCGCGGCGGCACCGGACCCAGGTCGTATCATGCTGACGGACTTAACCGGTGATCTAAATGGGGATGGACGTTTGTCGGCGGACGACATCGATGCACTTTGTCCGTTATTGCAGGCCAACGACACGACCGCCGATTTAAATGGGGATGGTGCCACGAATAATGCAGATCTGACTTTCTTAGTCCGAGATTTGCTGGGCAGTGATTTCGGTGACGCTAACTTGGATGGACGCTTTAACTCAAGTGATCTGGTGGCGATTTTTAGTGCGGGTGAATACGAAGATGCCGTTGTTGGAAATTCTGGCTGGGCCGAGGGTGACTGGAATTGTGATGGTGATTTCACCAGCACCGATCTGATTGTTGCTTTCCAGGCTGGCAGTTATAGCGCAGCCGCCACACCTGCAGCAGTTGACGGTGCGGTCAGGCTACCAACTCCCGAGTCTTTGCTGTCCGAACCCTCCCTGCAGCAAGCTGATGAACTCGCCGGTGACGGAACGATTCGGATGGCCGATCCATGGGCTCCGACCGCCTTGGAAGAGCTCGCGGTTGTGGATCAGTTATTCGATCAGAGCGAAGATGATCCGGCACCCTGGCTGACCGAATCCGTCGATGAGCTCGAACTGGATTGGAACGTGTAG
- a CDS encoding class II aldolase/adducin family protein: MVNAHKIKQDICEIGRRIYDKGFAAANDGNITVRIGENEVLCTPTMHSKGFLKPDDIATVDMQGKQIAGRKKRSSEALLHLEIYRQREDVKSVVHCHPPHATAFAVAREPIPQCVLPEVEVFLGDVPITKYETPGGQAFADTILPFVDKTNVIILANHGTVSFGENVERAYWWTEILDAYCRILMLSKNLGRVSYFSQDQEKELLDLKQKWGFSDPRNTSKYEDCDICANDIFRESWSEAGVRRSAFEAPPAMPANATPANATPATADQEALVQAITERVMAELSRR, encoded by the coding sequence ATGGTTAACGCCCACAAAATAAAACAAGACATCTGTGAGATCGGTCGCCGAATCTATGACAAAGGCTTCGCCGCTGCGAACGACGGCAATATCACCGTCCGCATTGGCGAGAACGAAGTGCTTTGTACACCGACGATGCACTCCAAAGGATTTCTTAAGCCAGATGACATTGCGACGGTAGACATGCAAGGCAAGCAAATCGCTGGTCGAAAAAAACGTTCCAGCGAAGCTCTCCTGCATCTCGAGATTTATCGTCAGCGGGAAGACGTCAAAAGTGTTGTCCATTGTCACCCACCCCATGCAACTGCTTTTGCCGTTGCTCGAGAGCCCATTCCTCAATGCGTATTACCTGAGGTCGAGGTGTTTTTGGGCGATGTTCCCATTACCAAGTATGAGACGCCCGGCGGGCAGGCGTTTGCCGACACGATCCTGCCCTTCGTTGACAAGACCAATGTGATCATTCTTGCTAACCATGGCACGGTGAGCTTCGGTGAAAATGTAGAGCGTGCTTACTGGTGGACAGAGATTCTGGATGCTTACTGCCGCATTTTGATGCTCTCCAAAAACTTGGGCCGCGTGAGTTATTTTTCTCAGGATCAAGAAAAAGAATTGTTGGACCTTAAACAAAAATGGGGCTTCAGTGATCCACGGAATACGTCGAAATACGAAGACTGCGATATTTGTGCAAATGATATTTTTCGTGAAAGCTGGTCAGAAGCTGGCGTAAGACGATCCGCTTTCGAGGCCCCACCTGCGATGCCCGCCAACGCGACGCCCGCCAACGCGACGCCCGCGACGGCGGATCAAGAGGCGCTCGTGCAAGCGATTACTGAACGTGTGATGGCCGAACTGTCCCGAAGGTAG
- a CDS encoding alpha/beta hydrolase fold domain-containing protein — translation MRLLDTWVDPPTGRSGGVLLFFHGGGYTMGSTEDHLHLVASLVRQSGISLLGVDYRLCPEDRFPAALDDGEAAYRWLLTNHPSPAGIGVSGISAGALLATQLIY, via the coding sequence ATGAGACTCCTTGACACCTGGGTTGATCCACCGACGGGACGCAGTGGCGGAGTGCTACTGTTTTTTCATGGCGGCGGCTACACCATGGGCTCGACGGAAGATCATCTTCACCTTGTCGCAAGCCTCGTCCGACAGTCGGGGATTTCTCTCTTGGGCGTCGACTATCGTCTTTGTCCGGAAGACCGATTTCCAGCTGCTCTTGATGATGGGGAAGCGGCCTATCGCTGGTTGCTGACGAACCACCCATCGCCAGCAGGTATCGGTGTTTCCGGGATCTCTGCTGGCGCGCTGCTCGCAACCCAGTTGATCTACTGA